From the Naumovozyma dairenensis CBS 421 chromosome 10, complete genome genome, the window AGAACCTTCTTTTATCTCAGTCTCATCTTCCACCACAGGTATAGCTACATTGGTATCTGCATTTTCCGTATTCTCTAGAGCTTCTGTGGCAGTAGAGGAAGATGGAAGAGATTGTTCCTGTTCCTTTAGTTCCacttccttctttttctgTTGCTTCTTCAATTCCATTATATAGTGATAATCATCCAGTTTATTCTCCACAATGGATTTCAACCCAGATTGTCCAATATGATCCAAAGCGCTTAAAACATCACTAGCATTACAACTCTTCCTGTCTTGATCCTTAGCAATCTCCCTGGCAAACAATAAGAGATGATTCACAAATACAGTAGCACTTCGTTGTAACGCCAAAGTGGCATCCTTATTGATCACTAATTTTTTACCATTCTGTTGATGAATCTCTTTCGCTAAACTAACTATCACACTCTTTGggaataataaatcttcaataGTGACATTCTCTTGTTCCTTAATGTATGATGTCGTGGGGTAATTCCCTTGCGAATCTTTCCTCCAACCTTTTGGCGGCATATTTCTTATCGAGTTTCTTCTGCTTCTGCTTCTGCTTCTGCTTATCTTCATCGTGTTTTTAAACTATATAAGTAGAGTACTTTATATAGTAGGTagttttttcattatttttatagatTTGACATATTTCGACACAAGCTCAAAgactattgaaaaataattaaatcattaaaagGAAAACAACAATCATGGTATACAACATATCAGTAGCCCTTAGCCTTCAAACAAGAAGCAATTGAATCGTTATGAACCACCAACAATCGCAATACCCCCACCAAAAAGGGCACAGAGATGAGCAATGGAATTTCGCGCCAATATCATACATTAATCCATCTTTCCCATTATACCTGACGAAaacatcaaattcaataattgcCAGAAGAACCCTTGATGGGttccaaatttcaaatataataataagaaatatgCAAAATGTTATAGCAATAGATTGGGACTCTAAAACTGGGAAATATCTAACTATAAATTTCGATGATGGTACATTCCGTATTTATGACATTTTCCAAGATGGGAAATTAATCACCCTAGTAAGACCACAACGTAATTTATTGGATATCCATCGAAAGACTAAAGTAGATAACGCCATTTGGGATCGATTAATCATATTGAACTCCAtacaagaattagaatttaATCATGATATTACAAAATTAATGCCAACTTTGATTAAATTCGTAAAGGATTCaacaaatatttatatagtaCCATATTCTCACAATGAAAAGCAAAACATATGGAGGGAATTTCAACCTGTATCATCATATAAACCTATCTCAACCAATATGGATGCCATTGATATGACTACAAACCAGGAAGTGGAAAAATCTATGAGATATTTAGATTTGCATATTATACATGTCATTGACCCAGATTGCTTCACCATAGCTATAAATGGAACATATCAAATAAACTTGGTACGGAAGACGATCAACACCACTAATCGTAATAAAATTGTTCGAATCTTGAAATCTACTGTGCATGGAGTTTATCATTGTTTCCATGAAAATGGATCCATACgatcattatatttttcacatTTCACTTCTTCCACTTTACACgttgaattattagaaatatttatggaaatcaatgaaatgattaaatatttccaaTATCATTTAGATCTAATAAATAAGcatttattgaaaacttttACAGATTTTTTATACCCTACAATATTCGAGGAAAAACAAAACGGAGGAGGAAATAGTATGttacaacaattaaaattatcattattaagTGGCGAAATGTCAGAAGAACTCATTGAATGGTTAACTTTGAGTATAGGTGAGAAAAACttgaaaaaatggaaaagatTAAGTGAGGAACTTTATTCAAAATCTATTCAAATCTTTTCATTAGCTTTAATACCCGCTTGTGAATTAACTCTTCTTTTATCACAAAAATGTTTGGCAATATTAAATGCCATTGAAATTGAGAAGAAGGCAAGAATAAGGGCAAAATCTAAATTAAGTACAAACTCAACTCACACAAATATAGAACTAAATTCAAGACAGGATAAGATACTTACCGAATTTTCACCAAGTTTCTtagaattaattgaaattttacaaaaatttgGTTCTCGTTGCTTACAAAATTTACGAAAAATTAGCTATATTGAAAAGCAATCtagtttatttttaaaatggTTACAAGAAATGATTTTCCATGCTCTTGATGAAGATCATGTTCCAAAACTTGATACTTATTCGAATCCAATTATATGTTtagatttatcaaatttccTTAATAAACTAATTGTTTTATCTACAGACAAGAACAAAGAAGATCGAGAAGAAGACCAAAACCCACTCgttaatgatgatgatgaaaatgaattgttcTGTTCCATGGAGGAAACAACGACTATGTTACAGAggataaattatttatccCGTAGTATTGATGAAAAAGGCATCCAACCAACATTACAACAATGTCTATATCTGGGTCCAAACATTCAATTTATAACGGAGAGAGAATTTGACCCATCAAAGGAAATTACCGTAAAAGACGTAGTAAAAGTTTTAAATGGTTCTATTctattatatcttttacAAGTTAAATCACTTGATTCTAGAGATTTGTTTTATGTTGGAACAATAAATGTTGTCGATTTAAAACCAATTTGTCATCctaaattgattcaattccCATTAACTTctaatgaaataataaatatcaCTGATGTTCAATTATTGACAGATATAAAATTGGTATCCactaatagtaataataatgatgatgattctaTGATAGATGAAATTGGaccatttttcaatctCTTTATAATGTTTGACACAGTTTCATCAATGAACAATAGGGAGGTAAATTCGAAAATTTGGTATAGGATCCGGAAATCCAACGAACATTATGGTGTCGTTTCGACGGAATTGATTCCAGATCTTTCAAATGTCTTTGcaaattaaaaaagaagagaaaaatcACGCAGACACCACCAGCATATTCTTTAGCATATAgcattcatattttttttcctatATAGTTTATCCCATTGCATTCCAAGAATTTGATCTTTTTAAACACAAATAGCAATATACATAAATATCATCTACTTTTGTTTCGTTTATTGAACTTTTCCGTCCATTTCAGATCAATTAGCTACTCTATGGCAGATTAATTAACCATGTTATGAATAAtagtagtattatttttagtgttatcattttttattcaaaggTCCACTGCGGCTGTTTCTGAGGAAGATTATCGCATCTCGAGGAAAAATTTGACATTTAACTAATTtataattaaaagaaaataaggTTGAAGATAAAACCTTATTGATAAGCAAAAACAAGAACCCTTTTCCTGACACACAGTTTCCATTGCATACTAAAACCAAGGTGTGCGGTATATCTTCGAAATGGGTAGAAAGGATAAGCAACGTAAAAGACTACGTGATTTTGctaaattaaaagaaaagcaACGTCAACTGCATTTGGATCAATTCATTGCAACTTCAGATAATCTTaagaataaattaattgcAACTTCACAGAACAGCGTACCACAAACGATCGATGAACAACCAACTGGGAATATAGAGGATAATGATAGTACTGAATTAACTCCATTGCTACTTAAAAAACAATCTGAAAATCACATAGCTGTTGCCGAATCATCAGGAATAGATGCTTTAAAATCAGATACAGTAGAGGAaccaattgaagaagaggtGACATCTTTAGCTCACcaaaaacagaaaaatatatctgACGATAATCAGTTAATTGAAGAACCGTCACGGCCACAATCTAGTCGAGAggaaatatcatcatcagctaGCACAAATGAGGCACCAATTGTTCCTCACAAGAAAATTCATTCTCCTTCATATGGCTCTATTGAACAACGTTTGTCACATGAAGAACCTGCGTTCACCGAAGAAGTAGTAGATTTAGAAACAAACAATCGAGATATATCACTACTAAACGAACCACAATTAACTGCAGGTATGATATTTCTATTCTCTTTACTCTTgtttactattatttttgatttcaCATTAGCAATGATGCTATCAACAACTAGTGGGTCACATGTCAAACAATCAAGTAACTCATCATGGATTATCGCTTCTTATTTGATAACTATGTATATTTCACAATTGTTAACTGCACAGGTTTCTGGGAAATATAAAAACTATAAAACTTTATCATATATCGGTACAATGCTATTTTTAATAGGTAGTAGTATACTCACTATTAAAACTGTATCATTTTGGTGGATTGTTATGGCAAGGTTCATCCTTGGGTTAGCAAGCGGATCTTTGATATACGTAATGTTGACAATAATTAACAAGTGCATTCTCAATAAACGATTCTCTCGTCCATcgatgaaaatatttacaattCCTATAGTAGGAGGGTTATCATTAGCATATGCGACTGCAATTTTCATTACCTCATGGCAAAATGTTTACTTCCTTCTCGctattttttcattctttacACTATTCCTAATAATGTTTTATTTCCCTTCAAACGAGAGTTATAAAACCAATAATACAAATCTGTCCTCAATTGTTGCAACTCttgatattgatttgaTTGGTTGTACGATACTTTCTGTTTTCCTACTCTTAATTGCTGTTATTACTACAGGTAATTCTAATGGATTTTCAATAACATCACCATACTCAGCAACTTTAGTCATTTCTATCATTCTGGTAGGAATTCTTTTATTACTTTCAGAAACTACCACCAATAAGAACCCGATAATACCATTagatttcattgaaaacaaagtaatatttttcaaatctttgaCTGTATTTTTTGCATCAATGTCATTGATCACgtttattcattatttccCATTTTATCTTGAAAAGACACTAAATATATCTCtatttgatatatataagagaACAAGTCCAATGTTTTTGACCATTCTATTCATAATCATAACCGTATCCCGTCGTATCAGTACGCAGAATACACTATCATATGGCTTAGTAACCTTCTTTGGCATAATGGGACTCATAGGACAATGCATATTACTAAACTATGTGTATAATGATACTGCTGATTACAAACTGTGGAAACAATGTATGATCGGAATACTACCCATCTTAGGGTCTACTTTTTTGGTTATTGCAACTTTGATGGATGTAACAGATGATAAAAAACTACCAATTATATCTACATCTAGCTTCGCTGTAAGCACATTAGGTTCGATTCTTGGTATCTGCATAAGTggattcattttcaatcaaGGGTTATACGATGAATTATGGGTACATTCTACTGAGGAGAAGGGGTTGGGTAaaatcattagaaaaatGATCAATAACTCAGAGTATGAGTCATCATCGAGATATTACTGTTATGAAATATTGGAGAGTTACTTTATTGTATCTGGTTAtgtgtttttattttcagcAATATGCTTACTGGTGGCggtaatttcattttgtttcactataaaaaataagagACATCATTAGTAtgttctatatatataatgcTTTGTATATTGTATATTGTATATTGTATATTGTATATTGTATATTGTATATTGTATATTGTATATCTCCTCATAGAAAGCCAtgtttgtttctttatattgTAATTACTGACGCTAAAAGCATCCTGTGTCCAAATTGcaagacaagacaagacaagacaagacaaTAAACCATGTCGTTAGGCGTGTGACAATAGCTTATCAAAGAGCCTATTGTATTGAAAGAACGGTAACTTACGCTTACGTGCTGTGCTGTGCTGTACTATGTAAATATCCGGGGGGTTGCGCGGGaaggaaacaaaagaaatcGAAACGTTAACAATTGAAATAGGCGTGCGTCGATCGTGCAGCAGCTCGAGAAAGGAACGCAATTACTTAATCCCTTACTTAATATCCGATACAATAGGaccaattcaattcaatccaatccaattcaatttctaTTCTCGAGGGAAAAATAGAGTTTAACATGACAGACAAAATTTCGTACGAACGAAAGACTTGGGAATCATATGTACAAGGATAGTTATTGGGATTTATCGAGGTTTTTATTctattcaattatattCAAGTATTTTTATACTGGGCAGAGAAGCGTTTGGATGTTGATTTTTCCCTAATATCTTGTTCTTATATAAAGAAGGATACTCTTCTTGGGAAGTTACAGTTCCAGTATTATCTTAATATTTCTCTTTAAGGTATAAATTCCAAAGGTTTGTAAGATAACTAATATCGACCACATAAAGAATAACCAACCACCGAAACAATGCTATTTAATTCAGTTCTAAAACGTTCTATTAGAAATACAGCTGTTAGGCAATTTGTAACTAATGGAGCTGCACATACTATAAGGCCAGTGAGAGGTTTACCATGGGTTTCATCTGAGATTCAAAGAGTAGCACCAACAATATTACGTTGGAGTACATTTCTAGTTGTAGTTCTAGGATGGCCAGCACctttctattattatcataagaTCAAATATCaaagttaaaaaaaaatatgacaAAAAGACAATATTATATCTTCttatatcatatatataattatacattcttaataaaataaaataataatattacaaatTCGAAATATGTTACTGTCCAATGTTCACgtttataataatggtgCAATACGCCTAAGTCACGAAcatttttagtttttttaGGATGAATTTGGACGAGCCTTTGGTCCCCAATTTTTTGTTGGATTTTCTTGATATCTaacaattttcaatttccttaatttttctaaatgtTTACTCTCTTCATTTGGttcaaatgataatttggaaatatcacatatattttcctttgGTTCCCAAGCATCTATGGAAGAAAGAATCTTATAACCAGTAGTGTTATGGTTCATCTTTGAGAtatctttctttgaatCATCAAATTGTTTCATAACATACCAAATAACTTCCCATGGTGCATTTGTTTTCAAAGATGATGGTTGTGCATGTGTTAAAGAACAATTATAACCAAGTGAACCCAACCCTGCAACCACAGTTTTCAAAGGTGGTACTTGTAATTTTATAATAGAAGCAATCTTATTTGGACTGAAATAGAATGGTGcatttgataattcatTCTTGGCTAATGTTACCATACCTTCAATTCTTTTACGAGTACCATATGTATCATCTTTATGTTCTTCACGATTTATACGTAACACTTCATCAATGAATTCTTGATTATGTAATTTACCCGCGTACATTGGTCCAGCAACATGATATGTACCTCGACAAAATTTACATTTAGAATCTACTGGTGGTCCCTGTGCTACTAAATATTTAGTGAAAGTCTTACCATTTTTACCTTCACGTTCAATCATTCTTCCCAAAGGTTGATTATGATAAGATCCACATTGACTACAATGATAAGTAATCATAGTTTTGGattgtaattctttcacTTCAATTGGACTAGTTCTAACTTTTACAAAAACTCTAACATAAAAATCAATACTTAAACAAAGTAAAGGTTCCACCACTTTCTTATACTTAGCAGCACTTTgatttaaaagatttaataCTAATCTTAATGCACTTTCATGAGTGGATTCATGAGAGACCATATTGACACCACCGTACAAAGCGAAACATTTTTCAGGATATCCATTCCCTGCCAAAACGGATAAATCAGTACATGTTACTAACATCATcccatcttcttcaatggtTTGTAATGCAGAATCAACGAATGGTGTCACTGTACCATATGGATCCAAATCaatgatatgatatttGTTATTTTCAGCTTTATTACGATACATTAAAACATTAGCGTCATCCAAATTAGGTTTAACTATATGAGAAACGTTATTAAATTGTGCATTTCTAGAGATGGATTCCACTGCTGCTGGTAAAAGATCATTTGcgataatttctttaacgTGGGGGATTTCATTAGCGTATCTAATTGCACGTAAACCTGTAGCTGATAAAGCTTCAAGAATCTTAATGTACGGTTTAGTGGGAATACCAGTTGTTGTGATTTCGACGTTTCCGTTAGATAATTTTCTACGTTTAAgatcatcatctttttgttcttgatcCTTTTCACTAGATGTAcgtttcttcttgttgttgtctcTCCTTCCCTTTCTGTTTTTACTACCTGATGAGGACCCATATAGGTTTGACCATGCTTTGATACATGTGACACTTAAGTCTCTGTTGAATTGTTGAACTGGGTTATAAAAGACTGTTTCAGTTTTAGGAAATAAGATTTCTGCAGAACCTTCTttgattatattataatctTCAACGTGTATTGGTTTATGTTCAACATGAGATTGAGCTTGAGTTTGTGATTGAATTGGTGGGATGTAAGTGTTGATTTTGGATTTTATCTTAGTAAGTGCAGCTCTGATCATTGTAGATGCAAGTGATATGGTCTCTTGGAAGATATAAACGCTCTTGATAGTCATGAATCAAGTTAAGTCATCGccaaaatatataatgaaatattttcaatatgtTCTATTTACAACTTTTTCACTCTTCTGGGTGAAAAATTCTCtgttttccaaaaatgTGACAAAAAGACAGACAGTCAGTGAGTAAGGATAACTGTACAATTACCATCATCAGATGAAGAGGTGTAAGGAAATATGTTCTAAGAAGTTTACCTGTAGGAGTGAGGTACGTCAAAATGGTTCCCTTGGTTTATATAACGTAATTGCTATGATGCTATGGATAATCGTAGCGATTAAATATGCTGCCGATACCAAACagtatgtatatatatatataaatagcCTCTGATATCTGTGGTCAGTGCTAACATATATGGATGCAACTTCATTAACTTCTTGCAACATATTCCAGGATACTATAGGTACATTAAGCCATATCAGAAAGTAGAAGCAGTGTCTCAGAATTACTTGTAAAGGGTGTGCTCAATTGACCAATCTTGGTCGTTAATTGTGGCACAATCTTattgaagaaggaaaaacGACCAGTCACTTGTcaagatattatattgtttaaAACTATCTGGTAAGAGCTAGTATCGAACTTATCAAAGAAATGTAAGGTATTAGGTAGGAATTTGATATTCAGATCTAAAGAAACTGTTTCTGTTTCGATCCTTAGAGCTTGCCATAAATGGTGCAgtaaattttctttgtagCTCCaaacatatttattatattactaGAAAGAGAATGCAATTAATGAAGGTCCTATCTTGGACATTATCAATAACAGTCCTCAGAGTCAAACACAAAAGTCATTTTGTGATGAAAATAGGCGGCAACCTTGCCCCCTAAATATAACAACATGGCTCCCAAGTGAGCAATCAACAACCATTAGctaaatttaataatgatgggTAAGCTCTTACGAACCTTCTTTTATGCATGGACCAGATATGTCGATGTCGATATCAATCTCACAAGAGAGCCATTAAACTATACACCATAAACAGAAGGCGTCAATAGAAGAATCTAAATACAAAACAAATCAACTTTATGGTAAGTTGTAAATCAAAAAAGGTATAGTGGTTGGATATGTTGGCAATTACATAAAGTATAcgaatatatataaaaacaataataatgattaaGGAAATGGCCGATCATGCGAACACACACTTCTCATGCCTTGTTAATAGTTAAACATAATTAGCCCATAGAACTATTATCTACGTAGACCCGATCTCTCAAACTACAACATCGATTACTACATGATATCTTTCAAGACTCTGCCACTACTACAACCATGGCCTCTAATAGAATTTCATGTAAAATAATACATCTTCTTTCGTAATAATGTCAAAATGTCAAAAGTTGcgaaaattgaaaaatttcatcataaATTGCAGGGAAACCACAAATGAACTAACGACCAGAGAGAGAACTGAAAGACATAAGGTAGCCTGGTGCACTTTTCTTGCACAACTGGAATCAGAATATTATTGGAAGCCACCGAAAAAAGATGTTTAAAAAGGAACCACATATCAAGGCATTAAGCAATCTTAAAAATTCAGATcgtaaaaaattattacaaacGATCAAAACTCAAACAAACTTAGAAACCTACAATTTCAACAATTCAAACATCatcaaacaaacaaatttCCAAACAACAAACCCACCATCCATTGGTACCATATTCACTAACGATTCAAACATCCCAATATGGTTCAAATCCAAACATAATGATCTCTTGTATCCAACCGTCTTTACATGTTGGAATAATCATGATATCTTACCTACTTTATTATCCCATGATTTCGTCATCCAAGAAAAGTTATTTAATGGTGCCAACTTAATGATTTCCGGTACAATCCCACCTTTCGATTCACGTTTGATCCCTGGTACTTTATGTGGTATTGCGTCAGTACAGGATCCGAAGAGAATCGTTTGGGCAATTGGAGTTGTTAAGATGAATATGCCAAGTTTTGATAAAGTTGTCGGGGAAACAGGTGTTGCTGTAGAGGTCATTCATCATTTcgaagatgaattatttaaaattttcaaatgtaatgatttgaaaccTGATGAGTTTGTCAAAGAGCAATTAAACACAGAGCATCCTCAAGATAATGATGTTGCGGATGAGGATAccacaagaaaaaaagaagagaacAGGGAATCGAACGAACCCGATTTCGAAGTATTGGATCATTTTAAGACTGAAGATGTAGATTATTTCATTACTAGATCATTATACTATACAATTACACAAGATACTAAAGTAGAATTACCAATTTCTGcatcaaattttatttcacAACATATTAATAAGAATCTACCTGATATCTCTCATAATGAAGttaatataaagaaaacatcATGGAAAAAGACTGCAAAGTTCTTGaaacattttgaaaaggaagggtttttgaaattaaaaggTAAAGGTGATGATTTGACAGTTGTCGGAATGAACAAAActaaagatgaattgaagaattttgTTCCTTATAAGATTGGTAAATCAACAACaccttctttttcattatcatcgCCAAATACAAATGACAAATCTGATACTAAGGGAATGATGTACTCGGAAACGTTTTATAAACCAATTAATCATGCTAAGGATTTATTGAAAGCAGTACCGACTATACCAACGAAACCATTGTATAcacaacaagaaattaGAGACATTGTAACATCATATattaattcaaaaaatttaatcgatatgaagaataaaaaaatgattttattaGATGATCTACTGTTCAATATGGTTCATAAGAGACAATCTGAAGCCAATGCAGCTCCAAGAACAATGATGAGAGGGACAATATTAGAACCAATTTTAGCTAACAATTTCACTGaacattatcaaatttacAGGAAACGTAATGGGAAAGGTGAATTAATGGAAGATGTTGAACCACTGTTTAAATCACCACAAAGAGGTCATTTACCGCAAATTGACAT encodes:
- the TRM1 gene encoding tRNA (guanine26-N2)-dimethyltransferase (similar to Saccharomyces cerevisiae TRM1 (YDR120C); ancestral locus Anc_8.274), whose translation is MTIKSVYIFQETISLASTMIRAALTKIKSKINTYIPPIQSQTQAQSHVEHKPIHVEDYNIIKEGSAEILFPKTETVFYNPVQQFNRDLSVTCIKAWSNLYGSSSGSKNRKGRRDNNKKKRTSSEKDQEQKDDDLKRRKLSNGNVEITTTGIPTKPYIKILEALSATGLRAIRYANEIPHVKEIIANDLLPAAVESISRNAQFNNVSHIVKPNLDDANVLMYRNKAENNKYHIIDLDPYGTVTPFVDSALQTIEEDGMMLVTCTDLSVLAGNGYPEKCFALYGGVNMVSHESTHESALRLVLNLLNQSAAKYKKVVEPLLCLSIDFYVRVFVKVRTSPIEVKELQSKTMITYHCSQCGSYHNQPLGRMIEREGKNGKTFTKYLVAQGPPVDSKCKFCRGTYHVAGPMYAGKLHNQEFIDEVLRINREEHKDDTYGTRKRIEGMVTLAKNELSNAPFYFSPNKIASIIKLQVPPLKTVVAGLGSLGYNCSLTHAQPSSLKTNAPWEVIWYVMKQFDDSKKDISKMNHNTTGYKILSSIDAWEPKENICDISKLSFEPNEESKHLEKLRKLKIVRYQENPTKNWGPKARPNSS
- the VBA4 gene encoding Vba4p (similar to Saccharomyces cerevisiae YDR119W; ancestral locus Anc_8.272); amino-acid sequence: MGRKDKQRKRLRDFAKLKEKQRQLHLDQFIATSDNLKNKLIATSQNSVPQTIDEQPTGNIEDNDSTELTPLLLKKQSENHIAVAESSGIDALKSDTVEEPIEEEVTSLAHQKQKNISDDNQLIEEPSRPQSSREEISSSASTNEAPIVPHKKIHSPSYGSIEQRLSHEEPAFTEEVVDLETNNRDISLLNEPQLTAGMIFLFSLLLFTIIFDFTLAMMLSTTSGSHVKQSSNSSWIIASYLITMYISQLLTAQVSGKYKNYKTLSYIGTMLFLIGSSILTIKTVSFWWIVMARFILGLASGSLIYVMLTIINKCILNKRFSRPSMKIFTIPIVGGLSLAYATAIFITSWQNVYFLLAIFSFFTLFLIMFYFPSNESYKTNNTNLSSIVATLDIDLIGCTILSVFLLLIAVITTGNSNGFSITSPYSATLVISIILVGILLLLSETTTNKNPIIPLDFIENKVIFFKSLTVFFASMSLITFIHYFPFYLEKTLNISLFDIYKRTSPMFLTILFIIITVSRRISTQNTLSYGLVTFFGIMGLIGQCILLNYVYNDTADYKLWKQCMIGILPILGSTFLVIATLMDVTDDKKLPIISTSSFAVSTLGSILGICISGFIFNQGLYDELWVHSTEEKGLGKIIRKMINNSEYESSSRYYCYEILESYFIVSGYVFLFSAICLLVAVISFCFTIKNKRHH
- the TMA64 gene encoding Tma64p (similar to Saccharomyces cerevisiae TMA64 (YDR117C); ancestral locus Anc_8.269) — protein: MFKKEPHIKALSNLKNSDRKKLLQTIKTQTNLETYNFNNSNIIKQTNFQTTNPPSIGTIFTNDSNIPIWFKSKHNDLLYPTVFTCWNNHDILPTLLSHDFVIQEKLFNGANLMISGTIPPFDSRLIPGTLCGIASVQDPKRIVWAIGVVKMNMPSFDKVVGETGVAVEVIHHFEDELFKIFKCNDLKPDEFVKEQLNTEHPQDNDVADEDTTRKKEENRESNEPDFEVLDHFKTEDVDYFITRSLYYTITQDTKVELPISASNFISQHINKNLPDISHNEVNIKKTSWKKTAKFLKHFEKEGFLKLKGKGDDLTVVGMNKTKDELKNFVPYKIGKSTTPSFSLSSPNTNDKSDTKGMMYSETFYKPINHAKDLLKAVPTIPTKPLYTQQEIRDIVTSYINSKNLIDMKNKKMILLDDLLFNMVHKRQSEANAAPRTMMRGTILEPILANNFTEHYQIYRKRNGKGELMEDVEPLFKSPQRGHLPQIDILTEMKIGRKVITKVSNFEIFGISSDFLAADLRKLCSGSTTIGETMTSPKTPEVQVQGPHGQIIIDHLNKKFGVPTKWINYVNKLKNKKKRK
- the DPB4 gene encoding DNA polymerase epsilon noncatalytic subunit (similar to Saccharomyces cerevisiae DPB4 (YDR121W); ancestral locus Anc_8.275), with amino-acid sequence MKISRSRSRSRRNSIRNMPPKGWRKDSQGNYPTTSYIKEQENVTIEDLLFPKSVIVSLAKEIHQQNGKKLVINKDATLALQRSATVFVNHLLLFAREIAKDQDRKSCNASDVLSALDHIGQSGLKSIVENKLDDYHYIMELKKQQKKKEVELKEQEQSLPSSSTATEALENTENADTNVAIPVVEDETEIKEGSTSEAQAEAQAEAQAEAEAETKGIQNHSGQVPEPAHVQEKEQDPTATQTKDSDMIEGRSGDTDKRNEQSNMTETEPGDIEMGL
- the NDAI0J01290 gene encoding uncharacterized protein (similar to Saccharomyces cerevisiae YDR119W-A; ancestral locus Anc_8.273), with amino-acid sequence MLFNSVLKRSIRNTAVRQFVTNGAAHTIRPVRGLPWVSSEIQRVAPTILRWSTFLVVVLGWPAPFYYYHKIKYQS
- the APC4 gene encoding anaphase promoting complex subunit 4 (similar to Saccharomyces cerevisiae APC4 (YDR118W); ancestral locus Anc_8.270); the encoded protein is MNHQQSQYPHQKGHRDEQWNFAPISYINPSFPLYLTKTSNSIIARRTLDGFQISNIIIRNMQNVIAIDWDSKTGKYLTINFDDGTFRIYDIFQDGKLITLVRPQRNLLDIHRKTKVDNAIWDRLIILNSIQELEFNHDITKLMPTLIKFVKDSTNIYIVPYSHNEKQNIWREFQPVSSYKPISTNMDAIDMTTNQEVEKSMRYLDLHIIHVIDPDCFTIAINGTYQINLVRKTINTTNRNKIVRILKSTVHGVYHCFHENGSIRSLYFSHFTSSTLHVELLEIFMEINEMIKYFQYHLDLINKHLLKTFTDFLYPTIFEEKQNGGGNSMLQQLKLSLLSGEMSEELIEWLTLSIGEKNLKKWKRLSEELYSKSIQIFSLALIPACELTLLLSQKCLAILNAIEIEKKARIRAKSKLSTNSTHTNIELNSRQDKILTEFSPSFLELIEILQKFGSRCLQNLRKISYIEKQSSLFLKWLQEMIFHALDEDHVPKLDTYSNPIICLDLSNFLNKLIVLSTDKNKEDREEDQNPLVNDDDENELFCSMEETTTMLQRINYLSRSIDEKGIQPTLQQCLYLGPNIQFITEREFDPSKEITVKDVVKVLNGSILLYLLQVKSLDSRDLFYVGTINVVDLKPICHPKLIQFPLTSNEIINITDVQLLTDIKLVSTNSNNNDDDSMIDEIGPFFNLFIMFDTVSSMNNREVNSKIWYRIRKSNEHYGVVSTELIPDLSNVFAN